In a single window of the Desulfocurvibacter africanus subsp. africanus DSM 2603 genome:
- the flgF gene encoding flagellar basal-body rod protein FlgF → MQEAIYSAVFGALSSEHRMNIISNNLANVSTTGYKTDSVTFKDVFVPFAHDYILDSKEHLRAKPLWPDADVIAKPRLAEHKTDFAQGSLRKTGDPLDLAIQGDGFFKILTPDGVRYTRNGHFNAMPNGQIVDSNGNPLLGTDGPIFLSGSGVVEIDPAGNVSEGGAQVGTIALVRFDNPRGVIKDGQNLYKLSEDFEANEMAVSPGMPEITTGSDGTPQTRISPVIQQGFLESSNVEIVTEMVRMIEVNRVFEAYQKIMRGSQDMDSSLIKSMGKSV, encoded by the coding sequence ATGCAGGAAGCCATATACAGCGCCGTGTTCGGGGCTCTGTCCAGCGAACATCGCATGAATATCATCAGTAACAACCTGGCTAACGTGAGCACCACGGGCTACAAAACCGACAGTGTAACCTTCAAGGACGTGTTCGTCCCGTTCGCCCACGACTACATCCTCGACTCAAAGGAGCACTTGCGCGCAAAGCCCCTGTGGCCGGATGCCGATGTCATCGCCAAGCCGCGCCTGGCCGAGCACAAGACCGACTTCGCGCAGGGGTCTCTACGCAAAACAGGCGATCCCCTGGATTTAGCCATCCAGGGTGACGGGTTCTTCAAAATCCTGACGCCGGATGGCGTGCGCTACACCCGCAATGGTCATTTCAATGCCATGCCGAATGGTCAAATCGTCGACAGCAACGGCAATCCGCTGCTGGGCACCGACGGCCCCATCTTTCTGTCCGGAAGCGGCGTGGTGGAGATCGATCCCGCCGGCAACGTCAGCGAGGGCGGAGCGCAGGTGGGCACCATAGCTCTGGTGCGTTTTGACAACCCGCGGGGCGTCATCAAGGACGGCCAGAATCTCTACAAGCTCTCCGAGGACTTTGAGGCCAATGAAATGGCTGTGTCGCCCGGCATGCCAGAAATAACGACAGGCAGTGACGGCACGCCTCAGACCAGGATTTCGCCGGTCATCCAGCAGGGCTTCCTGGAGTCCTCCAACGTGGAGATCGTCACGGAGATGGTGCGCATGATCGAGGTCAACCGAGTGTTCGAGGCCTATCAGAAGATCATGCGCGGCTCCCAGGATATGGATAGTTCGCTTATCAAAAGCATGGGCAAATCTGTTTAA
- a CDS encoding YlxR family protein produces MHAEMSTPVRMCVICRRRFPKRELKRHVACGAGAQEQPGLVHDPKQTMQGRGYYVCSDEACERRLAGYRARQKKCKGVAHGR; encoded by the coding sequence ATGCACGCAGAGATGAGCACACCCGTACGCATGTGCGTGATATGCCGCAGACGCTTCCCAAAGCGGGAACTTAAGCGTCATGTGGCATGCGGGGCCGGCGCCCAGGAGCAGCCAGGGCTCGTCCACGATCCGAAGCAGACCATGCAGGGGCGCGGTTATTATGTCTGCTCGGACGAGGCATGCGAAAGACGGCTAGCTGGCTACAGGGCCAGGCAGAAGAAATGCAAGGGGGTTGCGCATGGCAGATAA
- the nusA gene encoding transcription termination factor NusA, whose protein sequence is MGSELRKAIDQISKDRGIDRDLLVDTLEEAVRSSVVRKYGDELDIEVNFSEDTGEIEVFHYKVVVDEVEDPNTEISMEDARQHDPGVQMDDDIGFKLNIEDLGRIAAQSAKQVIIQRMRDAEQEIIFEEYKDRMGEIVSGIIQRRDRSGWIINLGRTEALLPREEQIPKERYKRGDRVQGYIINVLKEGRGPQVILSRSHPEYMSALFRREVPEVADSVVKIMGVARDPGSRAKVAVMSRDRDVDPVGACVGIRGSRIQNIVQEFRGERIDIVVWKPDIADYARNALSPALITRITVDEEENLLEVVVPDDQLTLAIGRKGQNVKLASKLLGWKIDIFTESRYGELHAARQTLEQVANVVEINIERFLEAGFDSLEEVARAEDEDLLKIRGMSESKINDLHAAIKLLAPSAYATPADMTEGEIGEDVQADAAEEPTPGDYSILSEEAGDVTLDKVEDLTETEAQAEAELLASGAEHEDEESPAASESGKRIEEE, encoded by the coding sequence ATGGGCAGTGAACTGAGGAAGGCCATCGACCAGATCAGCAAGGACAGGGGTATCGATCGCGACCTGCTCGTGGATACCCTTGAAGAGGCCGTCCGATCCTCGGTCGTACGCAAGTATGGTGATGAACTCGACATAGAGGTCAACTTCAGCGAGGACACCGGCGAGATCGAGGTCTTCCATTACAAGGTCGTGGTGGATGAGGTCGAGGACCCCAACACCGAGATCTCCATGGAAGACGCCCGCCAGCACGACCCCGGCGTGCAGATGGACGATGATATCGGCTTCAAGCTCAATATCGAGGATCTTGGCCGCATCGCCGCCCAGTCGGCCAAGCAGGTCATCATCCAGCGCATGCGCGACGCCGAGCAGGAAATCATTTTCGAAGAGTATAAAGACCGCATGGGCGAGATCGTCAGCGGCATCATTCAGCGCCGCGACCGCTCGGGCTGGATCATCAACCTGGGCCGCACCGAGGCGCTCCTGCCCCGCGAGGAGCAGATTCCCAAGGAGCGCTACAAGCGCGGCGACCGCGTACAGGGCTACATAATCAACGTGCTCAAGGAAGGCCGCGGACCGCAGGTCATCCTCTCGCGCTCGCATCCCGAATACATGTCCGCCCTGTTCCGCCGCGAAGTGCCCGAAGTGGCCGATTCCGTGGTCAAGATCATGGGCGTGGCCCGCGATCCGGGCAGTCGGGCCAAGGTGGCCGTCATGTCCCGTGATCGCGACGTGGATCCGGTCGGCGCTTGCGTGGGCATCCGCGGTTCGCGCATCCAGAATATCGTTCAGGAATTTCGCGGCGAGCGCATCGACATCGTTGTCTGGAAGCCGGACATTGCCGACTACGCGCGCAATGCTCTGTCTCCGGCGCTGATAACGCGCATCACCGTGGACGAGGAGGAGAACCTGCTCGAAGTGGTGGTGCCGGATGACCAGTTGACCCTGGCCATCGGCCGCAAGGGCCAGAACGTCAAGCTCGCGTCCAAGCTCCTGGGTTGGAAGATCGACATCTTTACCGAAAGCAGATACGGCGAGCTTCACGCCGCACGTCAAACGCTTGAGCAGGTCGCCAATGTTGTCGAAATCAACATTGAGCGTTTCCTGGAAGCCGGTTTCGACTCTCTGGAAGAAGTCGCCCGCGCCGAGGATGAGGATCTGCTCAAGATCCGCGGCATGAGCGAATCCAAGATCAACGACCTGCATGCGGCCATCAAGCTGCTGGCTCCTTCCGCTTACGCCACCCCTGCGGACATGACCGAAGGTGAGATAGGGGAAGATGTGCAGGCCGATGCCGCCGAGGAACCCACGCCGGGCGACTACTCAATCCTCTCCGAGGAGGCCGGGGATGTCACCCTGGACAAGGTCGAAGACCTGACCGAGACGGAAGCCCAGGCCGAGGCCGAGTTGTTGGCCTCGGGCGCGGAGCACGAAGATGAGGAAAGTCCGGCCGCAAGTGAGTCCGGCAAGAGAATAGAAGAGGAATAA
- the rimP gene encoding ribosome maturation factor RimP produces the protein MAVTTEITNRIAQAARTVIEPMGLSLWGVEIVLDGRGQTVLVYVESPTGVSVEQLAEASRNIGLVLDVEDFIPGTYRLELSSPGFERSFFSTEQMRDYMGEKVEIRTSVPLGDRRKFRGILKEVREDSIAVEAEGQLFNLRWEDVKKARLIVEDPWKHADKKKTQGKSKA, from the coding sequence ATGGCAGTCACAACCGAAATCACTAACCGCATAGCCCAGGCAGCCAGGACTGTTATAGAGCCTATGGGGCTCAGTCTCTGGGGCGTCGAAATAGTCCTGGATGGCCGTGGCCAAACCGTGCTCGTCTACGTGGAGTCGCCCACGGGCGTCAGCGTGGAGCAGCTCGCGGAGGCCAGCCGCAACATCGGGCTCGTTCTGGACGTCGAGGATTTCATCCCCGGCACATATCGACTGGAACTCTCATCTCCCGGCTTCGAGCGATCCTTTTTTTCCACGGAGCAGATGCGGGATTACATGGGAGAAAAAGTCGAGATACGGACCAGCGTTCCGCTGGGTGACCGTAGAAAATTTCGTGGTATCCTCAAGGAAGTCCGCGAGGACTCCATCGCCGTAGAGGCGGAGGGTCAGCTCTTCAATCTTCGGTGGGAAGATGTGAAGAAGGCCAGGCTGATCGTCGAAGATCCCTGGAAGCATGCTGACAAGAAAAAAACGCAAGGCAAATCCAAGGCATGA